The Neurospora crassa OR74A linkage group IV, whole genome shotgun sequence genome has a segment encoding these proteins:
- a CDS encoding MFS transporter encodes MATVLTQGGSPPSADGTNSPTESKGSNINVSSETLSSIPPLGIALAERRFWFQRASSYDPTAIATQVSVFDDPDTAEKYQPRPDWENIHRFDPLERWTWGEEHRLIRKIDWRIMVWACIMFMALELDRANIGQALTDNFLGDLHMTTNDYNLGNSIFKLAFLCAELPSQLVSKWMGPDRWIPSQMVLWSIVATAQFWLQGRTSFLACRALLGILQGGFIPDVILYLSYFYKHHELSLRLGFFWTAMSIADIASALLAYGLLHMRGVQGHAGWRWLFLIEGLMTLVIGIFAFVLMPAGPCHTASWFRGKNGWFTEKEEKIIVNRVIREDPSKSDMHNREPITPRLLWQSLKDFDLWPIYILGLVFQMPMAPIGQYLTLTLRGLHFDTFQANLLTIPYTVIHMITMLGITYLGEIFNELTLIAASGQIWALPFLIYLNSVDTAGVNRWVIYAVTTLLLGYPNAHPIQVGWNSRNSNTVRSRTVSAACYNMFVQAGGIVSSNIYRKDDAPLYRRANKQLLAICCMNIALYVLVKAYYLFRNKQKAREWEAMTTEARLEYLATTTDKGNKRLDFRFQH; translated from the exons ATGGCGACAGTCCTCACACAAGGCGGCTCCCCTCCCTCAGCAGACGGGACCAACTCTCCAACCGAGTCCAAAGGCTCCAACATCAACGTCTCCTCCGAAACCCTCTCTTCCATTCCTCCTTTAGGTATAGCACTTGCCGAGCGCCGTTTCTGGTTCCAAAGAGCCAGTTCCTATGATCCCACTGCCATCGCCACGCAGGTTTCCGTGTTTGACGACCCCGATACAGCGGAGAAGTACCAACCGCGGCCGGACTG GGAAAACATCCACCGGTTCGACCCCCTCGAGCGCTGGACATGGGGCGAGGAGCACCGGCTCATCCGTAAGATTGACTGGCGCATCATGGTATGGGCGTGCATCATGTTCATggcgctggagctggacCGGGCGAATATCGGGCAGGCCTTGACGGATAATTTCTTGGGGGATTTGCATATGACGACGAATG ACTACAACCTTGGCAACTCCATCTTCAAACTAGCCTTCCTCTGCGCTGAACTTCCCTCGCAACTCGTCTCCAAGTGGATGGGTCCCGACCGGTGGATTCCCTCGCAAATGGTTCTGTGGTCCATCGTCGCCACCGCTCAGTTCTGGCTTCAGGGGCGGACCTCGTTCCTCGCCTGCCGTGCTCTGCTGGGCATCCTTCAGGGTGGCTTCATTCCAGATGTAATCTTGTACCTCAGCTACTTTTACAAGCATCATGAGCTGAGTCTGAGACTGGGGTTTTTCTGGACGGCCATGAGCATTGCGGATATTGCGAGCGCGCTGTTGGCGTATGGGTTGTTGCATATGAGGGGCGTACAGGGACATGCGGGGTGGAGATGGCTGTTTTTGATTGAG GGCCTCATGACACTTGTCATTGGCATTTTCGCCTTTGTCCTCATGCCCGCCGGTCCCTGTCACACCGCCAGCTGGTTCCGGGGCAAAAACGGGTGGTTTaccgagaaggaagagaagatcaTTGTCAACCGGGTCATCCGCGAAGACCCGAGCAAGAGCGACATGCATAACCGTGAACCCATCACGCCGAGACTTCTCTGGCAGAGTCTCAAGGACTTTGATCTCTG GCCCATCTACATCTTGGGCCTCGTCTTCCAGATGCCCATGGCGCCCATAGGCCAATACCTAACCCTCACTCTCAGGGGGCTGCACTTTGACACCTTCCAAGCCAACCTGCTCACCATCCCGTACACCGTCATACACATGATTACCATGCTCGGCATCACCTATCTCGGGGAGATCTTCAACGAACTGACGCTGATCGCGGCATCGGGGCAGATCTGGGCTTTGCCTTTCCTCATCTACCTCAACAGCGTCGACACCGCGGGCGTGAATCGGTGGGTGATTTATGCGGTGACGACGTTGTTGCTTGGGTATCCGAATGCCCATCCCATTCAGGTCGGGTGGAACAGCAGGAACTCGAATACGGTGCGGTCGAGGACGGTGTCGGCGGCTTGTTATAACATGTTTGTGCAGGCGGGGGGGATTGTGAGTTCGAACATTTATCGCAAGG ATGATGCCCCGTTGTACAGGCGTGCCAACAAGCAGCTGCTGGCTATCTGCTGCATGAACATTGCCCTGTATGTCCTCGTCAAGGCGTATTACCTGTTCCGCAACAAGCAGAAGGCGCGCGAGTGGGAGGCCATGACGACGGAGGCGAGGCTCGAGTATTTGGCGACCACGACCGACAAGGGGAACAAGAGGTTGGATTTCCGGTTCCAGCACTGA
- a CDS encoding taurine dioxygenase, with translation MAPSAVEAVQTTINVKNQTTQQSAPTQHAQHVEPLKLSGVLDQYEHFDVTPIIGREFPKADLVEWLNAPNSDELLRDLAITISRRGVVFFRAQHSLTNDLQKQLILRLGALTGRPPTSGLHIHPILNSERELGGNDPEISTISSIQHRKFYNHTSEDDDQLSPKKQYTAQWHSDIAFEPVPADYTSLRLVQLPKTGGDTLWASGYEIYDRISEPYQKFLEGLTVTFQQPGFNRTAERIGFKIYEKPRGAPENVGSELKAVHPVVRTNPVTGWKSVFPVGGHVKQVNGVTKEESDRLLEWFLELLQKNHDLQVRFRWTGENDIAIWDNRSVFHTATFDYDGYGERFGNRTVGLGERPYLDPQSTGRREALAATGELA, from the exons atGGCTCCTTCCGCTGTCGAGGCCGTCCAAACCACCATCAACGTCAAGAACCAAACTACCCAGCAGTCTGCTCCTACCCAGCACGCCCAACACGTCGAGCCCCTCAAGCTTTCCGGCGTTCTTGACCAGTATGAGCACTTTGACGTGACTCCCATCATCGGCCGCGAGTTCCCCAAGGCCGACCTGGTCGAGTGGCTCAATGCTCCCAACTCTGATGAGCTCCTTCGTGATCTTGCCATTACCA TCTCCCGCCGCGGCGTTGTCTTCTTCCGCGCCCAGCACTCCCTAACCAACGACCTCCAAAAACAACTCATCCTCCGCCTCGGCGCCCTCACCGGCCGCCCGCCCACCTCCGGCCTCCACATTCACCCTATACTCAACTCGGAACGTGAACTCGGCGGCAACGACCCGGAAATCTCCACCATCAGCTCCATCCAACATCGGAAATTCTACAACCACACttccgaagacgacgaccaaCTGTCTCCCAAAAAGCAGTACACGGCCCAATGGCACTCGGACATTGCCTTTGAGCCCGTTCCCGCCGACTATACCAGTCTGCGCCTGGTGCAGCTTCCGAAAACCGGCGGCGACACCCTCTGGGCCTCGGGGTACGAGATTTACGATCGCATCTCGGAGCCGTACCAGAAGTTTTTGGAGGGGTTGACGGTTACGTTCCAGCAGCCGGGGTTTAACCGGACGGCGGAGAGGATCGGGTTCAAGATTTATGAGAAGCCGAGAGGCGCCCCGGAGAATGTGGGGAGTGAGCTGAAGGCGGTGCATCCTGTCGTTAGGACGAATCCCGTCACGGGGTGGAAGAGCGTGTTCCCCGTGGGGGGCCATGTGAAGCAGGTGAATGGGGtgacgaaggaggagagtgaTAGGTTGTTGGAGTGGTTTTTGGAGCTATTGCAGAAGAATCACGATTTGCAGGTGCGGTTTAGGTGGACGGGGGAGAATGATATTG CCATCTGGGATAATAGGAGTGTCTTCCATACTGCTACTTTCGACTATGATGGGTACGGCGAGCGGTTCGGTAATCGTACGGTTGGATTGGGAGAGAGGCCGTATCTTGATCCGCAGAGTACTGGCAGACGGGAGGCGTTGGCGGCGACGGGTGAGCTGGCTTGA